One Deinococcus carri DNA window includes the following coding sequences:
- a CDS encoding cation diffusion facilitator family transporter, which translates to MTHAHHGHSHGPANYGRAFAVGITLNVAFVLLELTSGFLSRSLALVADAGHNASDVLGLLISWGAYVLARRKPSARYTYGLRRSSILASLANAVLLFMAVGALLVEAVRRFGHPEPVAAGTVMWVAAVGIVINAVTAYLFASGSKHDLNLRSAFQHMAADALVSLGVVIAGALIAFTGWLWLDPTISLLVAAVILLGTWGLLRESVNLSLDAVPEGVDPGAIKAYLAALPGVVEVHDLHVWGMSTTETALTVHLVMPRGIPNDTFYTQVQHELHDEFGIEHATLQVEYGGADACRYAPDHVV; encoded by the coding sequence ATGACCCACGCCCATCATGGCCACTCACACGGCCCCGCCAACTACGGCCGCGCCTTCGCTGTCGGCATTACGCTGAACGTCGCCTTCGTCCTGCTGGAACTCACCTCCGGGTTCCTGTCCCGTTCCCTGGCCCTGGTCGCGGACGCGGGACACAACGCCTCGGACGTGCTGGGCCTGCTGATCTCCTGGGGTGCCTACGTCCTGGCCAGGCGCAAACCCTCGGCACGCTACACCTACGGTCTGCGGCGCAGCAGTATCCTTGCCTCCCTGGCCAACGCGGTCCTGCTGTTCATGGCGGTTGGCGCCCTCCTGGTGGAAGCCGTCCGCCGCTTCGGCCACCCTGAACCCGTCGCGGCGGGCACCGTCATGTGGGTCGCGGCGGTCGGCATCGTGATCAACGCCGTCACCGCGTACCTGTTCGCTTCCGGCAGCAAGCACGACCTCAATCTCCGCAGCGCCTTTCAGCATATGGCCGCCGATGCCCTGGTGTCGCTGGGCGTGGTGATCGCCGGGGCACTGATCGCCTTCACGGGTTGGCTGTGGCTCGATCCCACGATCAGCCTGCTGGTGGCCGCCGTGATCCTGCTGGGCACCTGGGGCCTGCTGCGCGAGAGCGTCAACCTCTCGCTGGACGCCGTACCGGAAGGAGTGGACCCGGGGGCGATCAAGGCGTACCTCGCCGCTCTCCCCGGCGTGGTCGAGGTCCATGACCTGCACGTCTGGGGCATGAGTACCACCGAGACGGCTCTGACCGTGCATTTGGTCATGCCCCGGGGCATCCCAAACGACACCTTCTACACCCAGGTGCAACACGAACTGCACGATGAGTTCGGCATCGAGCACGCCACGTTGCAGGTGGAGTACGGGGGGGCGGACGCCTGCCGGTACGCGCCGGATCACG